The nucleotide window TCACCATCCTCACCAAGCTCGCCATCTTCAAGTTCCTCGTATCCACTGTTTCTACGAGAACCATCCCGGTGCTCTCTCTTATGTCTTTTATGTCTGTTTTCACTGTCTGATTCAGGTGAGTATGCGTGCTGCCAAGGAACACAAGGAATAGTAAAAACCCTTATTTATAAATGCtttctaaaaattattaaaaattaaaatccacTTACCTTTCTTGATTTTTTGCGGTCACTGCCATGCCTACGCGATTTCTTAGactcttctttctcatcctTGTCAGAACTTACGTCATCCGTGGCAGTTTGATGCCTCTTCCGGTGTTTCCGATCCctgtctttttctcttttcttatccTCTTTATAGCTATGACTGTCAATCACATCTGCATTTTCACCATCTGTTTCATCCTTCTTAGATCGTTcctttcccttttctctttcaCGTTCCCTatctttctcctttctttctttctccttccgcttctctttctcctctctctccttctccttTTTGGCCTGCAAAGAATTAGAACCTCCGTATAAGTGCTTCAAAATCACTGAATAACTACATGTTTTTCAAGGAGTATCAATTTGCAAGGTGAAGTTCTAACAAAATGCCCAAGGATGCAGCACATACAATCAGATTCACAATCAGCTTCTTAAGAGTAAAGAAGTAAAATGGTGCTCAACCTTTAcaattttaatgtcattttaCTTATCTATAAAAGCATAATGAATCTTACACAAACATTGATgcagaatttttataaaaagagatggaagaaagaaatcattcatgaaaaaaaataaaaaaaaacccaccaaaAGACTTGCATGcacatcatgatatatatatatatatatttttttgtaacaaaCCCCAACAATCAGTTTCTCAGATTAGGCACTAGAAAGAGACGGTCACTAattaacaatttcaaaatgttaAAAAGCAAGGTCATATATTCAGTTGCAACAGGTAATGCTTTGTAGCATCTCTGCTCAATGTAACTTGGTGTTTCAGTTCCCTTTTTCAAATACATGACATATcgtaaagaatgaaaaaaactaaagatCTACAAGAGATTTCaattttgttccaaaaaaattcattccaaATGGATGTAGATGGCTTGTGTGCATGGACATAGTAATCTGAACAGCCACATCCAGTAAACAGATAGAATTACACCGACGACCTAGGCATGTACACAAGACTTGCATACCTTCTCCTCTTCACGTTTGCGCTCCTTCTCTTTAACCTTTTCCTGTAGTTGTCCAATGTATTCCTCAAAAATCTCCCTCCTAAGGCTCTCCTCCCCAATTGATCTGAAGAAGGGGCGGTCAAAGGAagtttaaagaagaaaaaaaaaaaaaaaaactgaagacTAAATATACTAGCATAACAATAACATTATCCACTAACTGAAAAACATGTTCCAGAGAAAGGGGGGGTTGTGATACCTATATTCTTCGCTCTCTTCAAAGAGTGGTTTGCAATCCTCCCAATTACAAGATGCAGTGATTTCCTATAAAGTTGCACAGCAATCAGAACTTAGATGGGATAGCCAAGGCAATATACTTAGCCTAGCAATGCAAAGTGGAACTATCAATTCCCATTCAATGAGTCTCACCGTACCTTGAAAGTGTACAATAGCTTAGTGAAGTCATCTGCAAGACGTTGACGCTTTCTAGCTTCCTTCTCCACCTTCTCCTTGGCTCTCTCCAATAACTCCTCAAACACAAACTTCAAATTTCATGCAATTTCATGCACAGACTACATACCATGCATGTTAACTATCAAAAAGATGCCAAAGAGGATTCAGCTTGAAAAGATACCACTAGCAAGGTTTCTTGGGCAAATTTAACTGTACAATACAAAAGCCTCTACACCCCGGCCACTCTTACTGGGAATGGACTCAATGTTGCTTATAACAGAGCATCAATTAGTGAAACAGCAGTAATAAAGGCCTCATGTGAAGCACTTAAGATCAAGTCTACACAAATAAACAACAGATTCTAAATGACAGCATTGCATCCATTGCCATGAAGAAATATAGTACAAGTTAGTTCTTAAGCAGTAACCAAGCGACATATTCATCAGTTCCTTAAAATGAAGGGAGATTATGGGAGAGGACAAATCATTGTAATAACTATCagtacacaaaaaataaaaataaaagcttgACAGGGAAGCAgctgtggatttttttttttaaacagtatGACACAGTAAATCTGTTGATATTGGCTTCAAAAACTTATTATCTCATGTGGTAAAATTCTAGAAAGCACAGATACTTCAAATAACCACCATACTCATATTTGATAATACTTGATAAAGACGTGTATAAGATATGCATCAAAGATAAATCCATTTTTTAAACCTGATATGACATCATTTGTAGGGGTGAAAATTTTTCGGTCCGGACCAGAAAAACTGATCGGACTGAATGGTTCGgtctagaccggaccggacatAATTCACCCCTACTCGGTCTCGGTCCATGGTGTCTCCAAAATTCGGTCCAGTCCCAGGGTGTggtttttttggaccggacATGACCGAATCacttacatataattttttaaaatattttatatatataatatattattttatatagtatttgcataagttaattatgtaattttctctaatctatcaccattgaccatataaaatgtaaaataatgtatattatcaactaactaatatatcatacgataaatcatatgataatatattattataagtagATAAATATTCTACTAAAGTACTGAGTAAGtaactattaacatcataaatataattaattattttttaaatgagttagttacataatccacattaaatagctcacttaattttgattttactaatttaattaattttttggattaatttatgtatcaaaaaaagaaaagaggaaaaaaatgttcCTAGCTCATATGGACCGACGGTCCGGTCTGGAAAAAATGTAGACTGAAAATTTCGGTCCGTGACCCTGTGCCAGACCAGACCAATTACACCCCTAGTCTATAATGATTCATACAACATGGATACATTTGGGGAGAAAATTCTTTCAGGTAAAAACAATGGGGTTTCAACATGCACAGGGCAGATATATGGTTACCCACTTTCCACTGCTGTTTATCCATAATATggtaaatttaaatattttggaatccaaattttatgaatttagaACATGGATCACTAATCAAGGACACgttcttttgttaatttatcGTCAAAACTGGTTTCAGTATAAACAAAGAAGTAgcatttatacattttaaacaattttataaattatctaatttatGTAGCCCATGATATCATATCTTAGATTTTATAGAATTGGCATATCACATATCCGTATCATATAGCAagaatctaaacaataaaacaattaCCAACCAACTAATTACAGAATTCTCAAATGGAAGTCCCATTTATAGTACACGGTGAAAAAAATTCATCAGCTACAACAAGAACCATTAGAAccattatagaaaaaaaaaataccattcaTCCAAGCAGACCATTACTTTTGGGGTGGGGCTTGGAAATGGGTTGTTCAATATTTGAAGTAGGCAATAGACAAACATGCATAGCAAAAAATTGCATGTgctccttttaatattatttttgtttttaaataaaagatcacttgCGACTTATCAAAAAGATATAATTGCTTATCTTTGCCTGGGGTCAGcacatatattagtatatcatgaaacaaaagttaaaaaagtttatTCTTTTCTACAAAGAGCATGTGTGGGGCTTGTCTATTTAGggcttgtacctagcattactcatggAGGGAAAAGATATCCACATCCTTTAAGCTTTGACTAGAGGATTTGCTTATCAGAAGAAAAAAAGTCAAGAGACTAACTTTTTGACAGAAATTGGACTCTTCCAATTAAAAGCAGGCATAGCTAGCTTTTGGTTAGATacgaagaaatgaaaaataaaaactttgcCACGGGAACAATGTCCATCTGGAGAAATAATTCGAAGTcaagaaagaaaacattttcagGGAACTTGAAAGCCTCCTCTAGATGCGAATTTGTTCCATTTAATATTCTCCCATTAAAAGACAAATTAGTTCTATTGAACCATACATTTATACTGACCATATGACTGCATATTATGATCTTCTCAGACATCGTAAACATCAGAAGGAACAGATATTaataggaaatattttttttcttttgttaacaAACCTTTAAGTTGATATCAGATATAAGTGGGGAGCCAACATCTTCAAGAATAGCTGCCTTAAAGTCGTCAAATGTCCATGTTGATAACAAGGTAaactgcaaaaataaaaaatatacaattgaAATCAAAATATACCCTGAGAAGATACAATAAAAAGTTTTTGACGTCCTACCTTTCCCAACTTCATTGCATCCTTGATACGTGTTTTGTCATCATGATACTGTCCATATGCAAATAAATGATGTTAGACATATTCAACAATAAGCATTGCAGCTCACAGTTACCTCAGGCAAAACAGAAAATACAACACCAAATGTTAAGGAAGCTAATAAGCAACAAATACAAGGGATCAAGTagatttccttttcatttttgtaagaatatgtttcagataTCCCGTATATTATATGAATTCTCTTTTTAAATCAAGCAATTATTTCAATAAACACTGAAGCTTTGAGGAGCAGCTAGCAGCTAAAAACATTATCAAgtaaataataaactaaaaattatcAACAACGCAACATGAAGCATGAATAACTAATTCCTGAAGATGTGATCAAGACCAGAACAGTACTAATAATGACAATACACACAAAGCTCAATCCAAGTTATAACACCAAAGAAATCATCTTGTTCAGGCAGATCAGAACAACAAGATAGAAACAAAGGCACGAACAATTTGGTCAGACGTTTAATACCTTAAAATCAACGTCATAAGTTTTTTTGTGGCCACAAAGTGTTactaaaaaaaagaatgtaaaaAGGAATTTATTGTGGTTTTGAACCTGTTGCTTTGATGATAAAGCACAAACCAGGTATGATAACTTCCTTTTCTGTTTAATCTGGGTATCCTAATTGCATGTGTACTTGAGTTGCACTCCTTTTGACACGTTCTGAGAATAAATACGTTTTAAGAAACAACTAAACGACATAAAATAGAATTACCCACATACAGAGGAAGTTTAGCAAGTTAAGTCACTTCTTAACACAAGAAAGTCCTGTTTTTGGTGAGCAGCCAGCCTCCTTTAGTTTTGAGACATGGTGATGATAACCTAAAAGAGTTTATTTGAGATTCTTGACGGGAACAAAATGAGGTTACACTCTCCCtgaatatttcaattttacaattttctacAGCGACGTCCACAAATAAACAATAAGCATTCAAAAACTAAATATGAGAACTTACTTGTTTCTCTAATTCTTCAGCGATGTCCTCAAATAAATCCTTCGGTGTGGAACCAGAAACATTTGATGCAACCGCTTGATATTGAGGCAAATCCTTAATCTACAGAGGATAgatacaaaacaaaatacttatcCAGAAGCAATTCCTATTAAATCAAATTCTCTTATTTAACCAACTCTTATTTACAGTTATTTCACAAAGAACGGAACCAGGCAGATCACCTTTAAGCAATAATCACGCCAGTGAGTTTTAGCCGTGAGAATGCCAGCAGCAGCATGTCCTTCCATCAGCTTGCGAAGCTCATCACGATTCTTCCGCTCAGTGCGCCTCAATTGCTCCTTATATGTGgatgcatatgaaaatgacaaCATATATCAGAACAAGATTTTCTGATAAATATACcagaaaaaatcaataaattatgATCTCACGGCCAGAAATATGGGATCCTACCTtctgtattttcttttgctcttcctcctccttctccaGGTCACGTATATAGTCCTACCATAACCTATGTCAGCATATAAATCAAGAAGACATCATCTAGCATAGATGAGGCAAAATACCTGGAAAATGAGTAAACGGTCCAGTTTTTCAAGACGGGAACatctttcatcatcttctaaGCGATCTTGAACTTTTCTCCATTGGGTATGTGCCTATAATAAGAAACAAATAATGCCTGAAGAATGAAGAATCTACGCAAATTTTTTGCATATGCCATATTTTTATGGCATACCTTGATGAGATTGCAAGATTCCAGAAATTTCCTGTATTCTGCTACATTCCACCTATGCTCCTCTGCagccttttccttttcctgcaTTCAAGAATAGAGACATAAACAGAAATACAGTGTGCTTTGGGACATACAACACTCTTCAGCTATCCACATGACAAgggaatgaaagagaaaatgcaaGACTAAGCTAGCAACTGAGCAAGCCAAGGTAGTCAACCATTTCTTCATGACAGCACAGATAGCAAGTTTATCTTCAGTATCTTTCTTAACCCATACACCCAGCAAATATGAATATTCTACCCACAACCTTTTAATGTcttgtttcatattttttggaataaaaaatatttctcctaataaatttaagatttaaatatttgaaaaaaaaaaaagcagttgGTAAAATTTTAGTTCTTTATCGTCCCTAAGCACGATAAGACCTAACCAGTTAACAATACCACAACCTTAAGGGCCAGTTTGGATCTCAAAcgtatctcaactcatcttatctaatcattacaactttcacaaattccaacacaaaatataataaccaattcaactttttcaaatcctaaaataataataatattaaaaacaaatattctaacaatattttattcaactttaatctcaactcagttcaacctccaaacgcagcctaagagTGTGCATCAAGAAACAAGTTCATGGTATATCCATTACCAATGATTTGGAAAAAACTTAACATATCTTATTGATGCACATGCAATGTTTGCCTCATTCAATTTTCATGCCTTACAATTCCTGTTTTGCCCACCCCAAAACACTGCCGCGCACATAACCTCTCTGCTGAGGATGCTATTGCTAGTAATATAGTTTTGCTTCCTACGTGTAGGTTAGTAGGCCACGATGTCATACGTTTATGGTAACAAGAAGCTATAGCCTGTAATGTCGAGATTACAATGATCATGTAATTCATAGAAAGCCATGGACCATTTTTTTGGGCCAAGGCCTAAGATGAATCAAGTTATTGGTGTAGCTCAGGGCCTCAAAACTCATCCTCGACCAGCCTCCCTCTGCGGAAGATGTTGTCTAACTGGAGGAGATCGTGACCTAAAAGGATTTCTGGCCCAAAACTTGTCATGATGTCACTAAAACCGTCAAATGATATCAGGATTTCAAAGCAAAAGGGCATATTGCATTTATCCTGTTTACTACATATATACAGGCTTTCACGCCACTTTctcaaacccaaataaaaataaatctcaaacaTTTTCTcgatctaaatatatattccaTGAGTCCCACCACttttaaaaaactcaaaaaaaccCAAGTCTAAAAGTTTTCTACCCAAAGATAGAACAAAAGCTTCAAACAACAATGGGATTTACGAAAACAGCTAAAATTAAGCCCATCATTTTGCCTTATTTTAAGTAAGCATATTGAATTAGGAGTTTGCATGTATTCATTACCTATTAAGCATATTGAAAAGAAATAGATTCAGAAATCCAACAGAATAAGGACAATTACGAAATGAAGTAGCCTTTTATTACCTTCCTCTCAAGTTCCACCATGTAGCTTTCAAAAAGATCCTCCCGGTCTCTAGTTCGTTCAACAGCCTTGAATCGTTCATCATTTTCAAACATACTAACAGCTTTGCTAATGAGGGAAAAAATAAGATCTTAAAGATTTTTCTTGCAAACTAagagttaaaaaataacaaaaaacaaactaCAGTACATATAGGCAATACATAAAGTCAAAAAAGCTAGTAGTACAGGATGAGGCAAGAACCTCCATCTGGTGGATGATGTGAGTTCCTTGGACTCCTGGAAAGACAATACACCCCCAAAACATACATGTTAGTCAGGGAGGGGAAAGAAGTATCATATCAAGCAGCTATATACAAACGAATGGTGAAAAAAACATTGTGAACTTCACACAACATACTTCTAACATCTTTGTGAATTCTTCCCGAGCTTTTATCTGCCTCATGCGCCTCTCCTCAGCTTCCAGTTTCTTCCTTTGACCCAAGTACTGAAAATAACAGACCAATTTGTGTCACACTAAGATGAAAAATAGTGTAATATTGCAAATTAAAAGGCAAGTAAAGATTGAATCACTAAAGTCCAGGTGAAATCAGAAACAATtctgtataataaaaaaatccagtAAAGCCATTTGCATAAGTTGCACATTCTACTTACCTCATTAAATGCTTGCTTCCGCTCACCAAGTGTTTTCAGAGCCCCATATCTTTTGTCATTAATTATCTCTTTCATTGCCTGATGTTAAAAGTCAACACCGTTGAGAAGCACTTAGAAAGAGATGAGAAATAGTCAAAagggaagttttttttttttttttttattagcactgGGTGTCCGGAAAAAAGTTCCAACTATTCCCAAGGCACCtgggattgtttgcacccaaaggTTAAAACCATggacctggagggagcataccaccaagaccaaggctcttaccaATTGAACCAACCCCTATGAGTTGAAATGGTCAAAAGGAAAGTTAAAGCCAATCTACCTGTTCCCAAGTCCAATCAGACTGCACGTTAACAGATTCCAGCAGAGCTTTGAATGCATTTTTAGCCTCCTATATACAAAAGCACGTGCAAATAAGTCAACAAAGAAGAAAGATATGGGTGTTGAGAATCATGACGATGATAATCACACCATGGATTCAGTCTCAATTATCAATTCAAGAAGCAAAAGTATAGGTCAATACCAGCTTACTGGCATATAACAAAGGTTCATCATCGAGAGTTTTCTCCTCTAAAGCAGTGACATTAACTTTGCCAGCAACTGTCATTCCTTTTTTCGCTTCCTGCCAGGAAGACCACAGAAACATGTCatcaaaaaagataaaagagtatTTGTTCTTGAGCATACTCCTGACAAGAGGAAAAATGTGTTTTGTAAATGGGCTGACCAAGAGCCACCTGGTTTTGAACAATTACCCGGGCTAGATAAATTTTGTCTTGAACTCATTTTAGATAAATACTTTCTAGAAAAAGCAAAAGATGTGCTTTTCTCCAAACTATGCAACCAGCATGAAGGAAAACCTTGGACATGATCAAAATTACTAACCCAATCAAAGCCTTCCAGAAACATAtgctgaaaaataaaaacatacctTGTAGGCATAGcagaaaacatgaaaataaaaacatacctCAATATCCTGTGCAGAAGCTCCATCTATAGATCCTGGAAATTCTTGAGATGCTGTGGTTTCAAAGTGGCTCCTGCAATAATTGAAAGGAATAAGTGTTCAAGCCAACCCCATCTTTCCAAAtcaatagagaaataattttttaaaaaataatacagacAAAATTTAAAGCACTAAAATAAGTCCATACATCGATGATGAATTGGCATTTGTTGAAGCAGCAGGAACTCCAGTACTTGCTGAAACAGCGGAAGGTGGAGGAGGAGCTAGCGCCTGATGTTGAAAACCAGCTGCACTTGTTGATAGAACAGGCTGTGCACCAGAAACGACTGATGGTCCAGAAATCGCCACAGGAGAAGGATTCGAATCTGTAACAACAGGTGTCACAGGAACTGGGCTCAAAGCCACCCCAGCTAATGTCAAAGTAGTTGAGGAGACAACTGAGACAGTTGCCACAGATGTTTCAACCGATACAGCGGCAGCATCTGGAGCATGAGAACTCACACTTGTTTCTGATTGTGATCCCTGGCTAGCTGATTTTTCCGCCTGTTCACGAGCCAACTAGAAGCAAGCATCTCATAATTAAAACCATGCTAAAATCAaccccaaaaaatattaatataataaaaaacttatgaTAAACCTTCAGTTCCTCGGGGATTGTCCATTTAGATTCCTTTGTAACCTTATTATAATAATACCTGCAAAAGCCACGCCAATTATAGCTCAAAACAATTATACATCAAACATTAAACAGTAAATGATGAATTAAAAAGGACCCCAACGATAATTATACTATAAAATAATGTAGCAAATGAAAAAGGAAGGTAAAACGCACTTTCTTCCCTCTGGAGAAGTATATTCCTTCCAAACAGTCGATGCATCAGCCTTCTGTTCCAATGACAATGTTAATTACGTGAGCAAGGTGAAATTGATTCAAGAAAGAAAGCTgaagttttttcacaaaataaaataaaataaataggcAAAAAAGTAATCGTTAAAAACCCCAAGTGCACAAGATAATTCCAACTGACTCACTTGCCCATGATAAAATAGTTATGGAACCATGGTTCCTCAACTAGTTTGCCTAACTAACATAAAGAGAACCCCATATTCCATTAAACAAGCAGAGAATTCCATAGAGCCTCTTTACAATAATAACTCGAACAGATAAActtgtgagaaaaaaaaaatattccatgtTCCTCGCAACAACTTCAAgctatatgtgttttttttataagtaatcaagaagttttattcataataataggcaaagcccaagtagacaggaagtatacatgaaataCCTATCTATAACTGTACAACCGTaagaagaaagtcatgaacattgagtccattacaaacaatagcccccacccaagaaaacaaagttttaaagaaaacacgtttaagctcctccattgttctctcttggttttcgaaacttctatcattttgctcccgccaaatacaccaacacatacatatagggaccattttccatattgctgcaactTGTGTGTTTCCACGAAGGCCTCTCCAGCATGAtagaaaatccaccaatctacgGGGCATAACCCATGATAAACCAAGTCCTGTAAAAAAATCAGTCCACAGGgtcctagccacctcacaatgtagaaacAAATGATCAACAGATTCtccatctttcttgcacatataacaccagtCTAATACCATTAATCGTCGTTTCCTTAGATTATTCGTGGTGAGAATTTTGTCCAAAGCtactgtccaaacaaaaaaagctacttttgaaggagctttggtctgccatatgctcttccatgggaatgagaGCCTTCCCTGATTCGATAAAACTATGTGAAATGAATGGACCGTGAATCTACCTTTTTTGGAAGGGCTCCAAAACATCCTATCCATCATACCCTCTGTCATACGTACTGAATACAAAACCGCATAGAAGTCCGAAATAACctccatctcccaatcatgggctgccctaatgaagtccacattccattgaggggagccATTAGAAAAAGCCAAAATGTCCGCTATCGCTGCATCCTTTACTCGTGCTAACTCAAAAATGGTGGGAAAAGTGTCTTTAAGACAACGTTCACCACACCATCTATCATACCAAAATCTTACGCGAGAGCCATCGCCCACCCCAGTATGTGTATATCTCCTGAAAGTCTCCCACCCCTTcctaatgtttttccacaacCCTACCCCATATGGACCACGTACCTCTTTCGAGCACCAACCACTCTATGCTTTCCCAACCTGTGCATCAATGACTGACTTCCATAAAGCCCCCCTTTCTTGTTGgtaccgccacaaccatttacccaataaAGTTTGATTGAATTTAATCAAGTTATGAATACCCAATCCACCCCCAGAGACTAGAGTGCATACCGTGTTCCAATTGACCAGATGAAACTTGAACTCGTCCCCCAAaccactccacaagaaatcacgTTGTAACTTCTCAATACGGTTGACAATCTTTACTGGGAATGGGAAAAGAGACAAAAAGTAGGTGGGAAGgttagaaagagtacttttgATCAATGTAAGCCTGCCACCTTTGGATAAATACAACCTCTTCCAAGATGCCAGCCTACGCTCCACCTTTTCAACCACAGGATTCCAAATCTACTTTGATTTGAAGGAGGCACCCAGTGGTAATCCAAGATACTGAAGGGGTAAAGAGGATACCTTACATCCCAAAAGGGAGGCTAGAGCTGCCACATCAGGAACATTCCCCACCGGCACCATCTCAGACTTTGACAGATTAACTTTCAAACCCGAAACCACTTCGAAGCAAAGAAATAGGGCCCTCAGAGATTGGATATTTCCAATATTTGCTCCACAAAATATAAGagtatcatcagcaaacaacaaatgagaaatatcaAGAGAGTCGAAATTACCATTCCCCACCAAGAAACCGTGGAGAAAACCACCTTCCTCAAGCCCTACAATCATCTTACTGAGGGCTTCCATGACAAATAGGAATAGTAATGGAGATAGCGGATCTCCTTGTTTCAACCCACGAGAGGAGTCAAAGAAGCTCGCTGGagaaccattcaccaaaatagagaaTCGTACTGTTGAGATACAAAACTCTATCCATTTCAGCCACCTCTCTCCAAAACCGCATCTTGCAAGTAAATAAAGCAGAAATttccaattaacatgatcataggttttttccatatctaatttgcaaaTTAACCCAGGTTCCCGAGATTTGAGGCGTCCATCCAaaacttcatttgcaattagAACCGACTCTAGAATTTGTCTACCCTTAACAAATGCGTTTTGTGGCTTTGAAATTAACTTTCCCATCACCGTACTCAGTCGATTTGCTAGTATTTTGGAGAGAATCTTGTAGACCCCTGTCACAAGGCTAATAGGACGATAATCACGAACATCCACTGACCCCACCTTTTTTGCTATGAGTGCTAAGAAGGTGGCATTGAGGCTTCTTTCAAAACTTGCATAATAATGGAACTCTCGAAAAACTCGCATAAGATCTCCcttaatcacctcccaacaggtttgaaagaaacccatagtAAAACCATCAGGACCGGGGCATTATCACTAGTCATACCACGGACAACTTTgcatacttcttcttcttcaaaaggcctctccaTCCACCCTGCACACTGTTGGTCCAAGACTGAGAACGTCAACCCATCTGCTAACGGTCTCCAAGATTGTTGTTTGGATAGAAGATGTTCATAATACTATACCAAGTGCTCCTCAATACTTGGTTGATCCGAGAATACTACACCATCAACCATCAAAGTATCTATAGCATTGACCTTCGGACGCGAATTAGCCACCctatgaaagaactttgtaCATCTATCCCCCTCCTTAAGCCATAAAGCCCTGGATTTCTGTCTCCAAGAGGTCTCTTCCATTAGTAACACTCGTTCAAGATCTGTAACTACCTGTCTCTTGCGaactttttcagcttcattaaGAATTCTTGCCTCCTCCTCTCCCTCTAGACCCTGTAACTCCTCCATAAGGGAACGTCGTTGTGATACAATATCGCCAAACACTTGTTCATCCCATAACTTCAAATCATATTTCAGAGCTTTTAGTTTCCTTGCCAGAATGTAGCTTGGAGATCCTTGGAACTCATACGAAGACCACCATTGCCTGACCCTGTCTACAAAACCGTCAGAtttaagccacatattttcaaatttgaaataccttCTACCTCCTTGGATGCCTCCACAATCCAAAAAGATAGGGAAATGGTCAGAACAAACTCTCGGTAAGTGTCTTTGAATTATATCTGGAAAGTGTGATTCTCATTCTAACAAAAATCTATCGATTCTCGACCAAGAAGGGAGATCTTGAGTATTG belongs to Juglans regia cultivar Chandler chromosome 8, Walnut 2.0, whole genome shotgun sequence and includes:
- the LOC109001117 gene encoding pre-mRNA-processing protein 40A-like isoform X1, whose translation is MAGNSQSSGSQPLQHPAVGSLGPQSFGSSLSMQFRSVVPTHQGQQFGPSASQQFRPLGQGFPSNPGMPAGQNQPYQFSQPIQQLHSRPNQPGHATPPSQAVQMPYVQTNRPLASVPLQSQQSAPPLTNHMPGLAGSGMPISSSYMFAPSSFGQPQNSINTLPQFQPMSQMHAPAVPVAGQPWMSSVNQSVAPVTAVQQAGQHPSVSSSTDSAVNTPSSSQQLSSDWQEHTSGDGRRYYYNKRTKQSVWEKPAELMTPVEKADASTVWKEYTSPEGRKYYYNKVTKESKWTIPEELKLAREQAEKSASQGSQSETSVSSHAPDAAAVSVETSVATVSVVSSTTLTLAGVALSPVPVTPVVTDSNPSPVAISGPSVVSGAQPVLSTSAAGFQHQALAPPPPSAVSASTGVPAASTNANSSSMSHFETTASQEFPGSIDGASAQDIEEAKKGMTVAGKVNVTALEEKTLDDEPLLYASKLEAKNAFKALLESVNVQSDWTWEQAMKEIINDKRYGALKTLGERKQAFNEYLGQRKKLEAEERRMRQIKAREEFTKMLEESKELTSSTRWSKAVSMFENDERFKAVERTRDREDLFESYMVELERKEKEKAAEEHRWNVAEYRKFLESCNLIKAHTQWRKVQDRLEDDERCSRLEKLDRLLIFQDYIRDLEKEEEEQKKIQKEQLRRTERKNRDELRKLMEGHAAAGILTAKTHWRDYCLKIKDLPQYQAVASNVSGSTPKDLFEDIAEELEKQYHDDKTRIKDAMKLGKFTLLSTWTFDDFKAAILEDVGSPLISDINLKFVFEELLERAKEKVEKEARKRQRLADDFTKLLYTFKEITASCNWEDCKPLFEESEEYRSIGEESLRREIFEEYIGQLQEKVKEKERKREEEKAKKEKEREEKEKRKEKERKEKDREREREKGKERSKKDETDGENADVIDSHSYKEDKKREKDRDRKHRKRHQTATDDVSSDKDEKEESKKSRRHGSDRKKSRKHAYSPESDSENRHKRHKREHRDGSRRNSGYEELEDGELGEDGEIQ
- the LOC109001117 gene encoding pre-mRNA-processing protein 40A-like isoform X2 — protein: MAGNSQSSGSQPLQHPAVGSLGPQSFGSSLSMQFRSVVPTHQGQQFGPSASQQFRPLGQGFPSNPGMPAGQNQPYQFSQPIQQLHSRPNQPGHATPPSQAVQMPYVQTNRPLASVPLQSQQSAPPLTNHMPGLAGSGMPISSSYMFAPSSFGQPQNSINTLPQFQPMSQMHAPAVPVAGQPWMSSVNQSVAPVTAVQQAGQHPSVSSSTDSAVNTPSSSQQLSSDWQEHTSGDGRRYYYNKRTKQSVWEKPAELMTPVEADASTVWKEYTSPEGRKYYYNKVTKESKWTIPEELKLAREQAEKSASQGSQSETSVSSHAPDAAAVSVETSVATVSVVSSTTLTLAGVALSPVPVTPVVTDSNPSPVAISGPSVVSGAQPVLSTSAAGFQHQALAPPPPSAVSASTGVPAASTNANSSSMSHFETTASQEFPGSIDGASAQDIEEAKKGMTVAGKVNVTALEEKTLDDEPLLYASKLEAKNAFKALLESVNVQSDWTWEQAMKEIINDKRYGALKTLGERKQAFNEYLGQRKKLEAEERRMRQIKAREEFTKMLEESKELTSSTRWSKAVSMFENDERFKAVERTRDREDLFESYMVELERKEKEKAAEEHRWNVAEYRKFLESCNLIKAHTQWRKVQDRLEDDERCSRLEKLDRLLIFQDYIRDLEKEEEEQKKIQKEQLRRTERKNRDELRKLMEGHAAAGILTAKTHWRDYCLKIKDLPQYQAVASNVSGSTPKDLFEDIAEELEKQYHDDKTRIKDAMKLGKFTLLSTWTFDDFKAAILEDVGSPLISDINLKFVFEELLERAKEKVEKEARKRQRLADDFTKLLYTFKEITASCNWEDCKPLFEESEEYRSIGEESLRREIFEEYIGQLQEKVKEKERKREEEKAKKEKEREEKEKRKEKERKEKDREREREKGKERSKKDETDGENADVIDSHSYKEDKKREKDRDRKHRKRHQTATDDVSSDKDEKEESKKSRRHGSDRKKSRKHAYSPESDSENRHKRHKREHRDGSRRNSGYEELEDGELGEDGEIQ